A DNA window from Stutzerimonas stutzeri contains the following coding sequences:
- the glnT gene encoding type III glutamate--ammonia ligase, with product MTSFPLSSVEELKQQLQDKGVKYAMASYVDLHGVIKGKFVPLAHLGQMLRGSELYTGAALDGVPQEISDNEVAAMPDPATATQCSWNRDLAWFASDLYLDGKPFEACSRGILKRQTEAAAKLGYTFNLGIETEFFLFKDTPDGGFAPISERDDMAKPCYDPRLLMDNLPIIDELVQAMNEMGWGVYSFDHEDANGQFETDFKYTDALGMADRFVFFRMMANEIARKHGAFATFMPKPSANRTGSGAHYNMSLADIETGKNLFEVDGEDTYGCGVTPLAYHFIAGMLKHAKAICAVIAPTVNSYKRLIRKGAMSGSTWAPVFCCYGNNNRTNMLRIPSQGARVECRAADIGCNPYLGAAMILAAGLEGVRDKLDPGQPHRENMYHYSEQEVVQMGIETLPRTLSEAIDAFEADPLSRQVFGDAMYQAFVDFKRDEWNAYHTHVSDWEIQRYLKFF from the coding sequence ATGACCAGCTTTCCCCTCTCCTCCGTCGAGGAGCTGAAACAGCAGTTGCAAGACAAGGGCGTCAAGTACGCGATGGCCAGTTACGTCGACCTCCACGGCGTGATCAAGGGCAAGTTCGTCCCCCTCGCCCACCTCGGTCAAATGCTGCGCGGCTCCGAGCTCTACACCGGTGCGGCGCTGGACGGTGTGCCGCAAGAGATCAGTGACAACGAAGTGGCTGCCATGCCCGACCCGGCGACCGCCACCCAGTGCAGCTGGAACCGCGATCTGGCCTGGTTCGCCAGCGATCTCTATCTGGACGGCAAGCCCTTCGAAGCCTGCTCGCGCGGCATTCTCAAGCGTCAGACCGAAGCCGCTGCCAAACTTGGCTACACCTTCAACCTGGGTATCGAGACCGAGTTCTTCCTGTTCAAGGACACGCCAGACGGCGGCTTTGCACCGATTTCCGAGCGCGACGACATGGCCAAGCCGTGCTACGACCCGCGCCTGCTAATGGACAACCTGCCCATCATCGACGAGCTGGTGCAGGCCATGAACGAGATGGGTTGGGGTGTCTATTCCTTTGACCACGAGGACGCCAACGGCCAGTTCGAAACAGACTTCAAATACACCGATGCCCTAGGCATGGCCGACCGTTTCGTCTTCTTTCGCATGATGGCCAACGAAATCGCCCGCAAGCACGGTGCCTTCGCCACTTTCATGCCCAAGCCCTCGGCCAACCGCACCGGCAGCGGCGCGCACTACAACATGTCGCTGGCCGACATCGAAACCGGCAAGAACCTGTTCGAAGTCGACGGCGAGGACACCTACGGTTGCGGCGTGACCCCGCTGGCCTACCACTTCATCGCTGGCATGCTGAAGCACGCCAAGGCGATCTGCGCCGTCATCGCGCCGACGGTCAACAGCTACAAGCGGCTGATCCGCAAGGGCGCCATGTCCGGCTCGACCTGGGCGCCGGTGTTCTGCTGCTACGGCAACAACAACCGCACCAACATGCTGCGCATCCCGTCCCAGGGCGCGCGAGTCGAATGCCGCGCCGCGGATATCGGCTGCAACCCTTATCTCGGCGCCGCGATGATCCTTGCCGCCGGCCTCGAAGGCGTCCGTGACAAGCTCGATCCCGGCCAGCCGCACCGCGAAAACATGTACCACTATAGCGAACAGGAAGTGGTGCAGATGGGTATCGAAACCCTGCCGCGCACCCTCTCCGAAGCCATCGACGCCTTCGAGGCCGACCCGCTGTCACGCCAGGTATTCGGCGATGCGATGTACCAGGCCTTCGTCGACTTCAAACGCGACGAATGGAATGCCTACCACACCCATGTTTCCGACTGGGAAATCCAGCGTTATCTGAAATTCTTCTGA
- a CDS encoding putative urea ABC transporter substrate-binding protein, which translates to MHGTMMKKLLCAGAIALAALAPLAQAEEKKTFNLAWTIYVGWMPWKYADESGIMKKWADKYGIEVNISQINDYVESINQYSASQFDGVVATSMDALSIPAAGGVDTTALIVGSYSNGNDGLVMKGTDDLKQIKGQQVHLVELSVSHYILAKALDSVGLSEKDVKVVNTSDADIVAAFSTADVRNVATWSPLLQEVAAAPDAHQVFDSASVPGHVKDLLIVNSETLADNPAFGKAVTGAWYEVMAIMASDTPEGAELRAQLGAASGTDQAGYEAQLKGTHMFFQPAEAVAFISGEPAHEAMDSVRKFSFDHGLLGDGADSADFVGIDMPAGALGDQGNLKLRFDTRYMQMAADGAL; encoded by the coding sequence ATGCACGGCACCATGATGAAAAAGCTGCTCTGCGCCGGGGCCATCGCCCTCGCCGCCCTCGCCCCGCTGGCCCAGGCCGAGGAGAAAAAGACCTTCAATCTCGCCTGGACCATTTACGTTGGCTGGATGCCATGGAAGTACGCCGACGAGTCCGGAATCATGAAGAAGTGGGCGGACAAGTACGGGATCGAGGTGAACATCAGCCAGATCAACGACTACGTTGAGTCCATCAACCAGTACAGCGCCAGTCAGTTCGACGGCGTGGTCGCCACCAGCATGGATGCGCTGTCGATCCCGGCAGCCGGTGGCGTCGATACCACCGCGCTGATCGTCGGCAGCTATTCCAACGGCAACGACGGGCTGGTGATGAAAGGCACCGACGACCTCAAGCAGATCAAGGGCCAGCAGGTGCATCTGGTCGAACTGTCGGTGTCGCACTACATCCTGGCCAAGGCGCTGGACAGCGTCGGCCTATCGGAGAAAGACGTAAAGGTAGTGAACACCTCGGATGCTGACATCGTTGCCGCCTTCAGCACCGCCGACGTGCGTAACGTCGCCACCTGGAGCCCATTGCTGCAGGAAGTGGCGGCCGCGCCCGACGCGCACCAGGTCTTCGATTCGGCCAGCGTACCGGGCCACGTCAAGGATCTGCTGATCGTCAACAGCGAGACCCTGGCCGACAACCCGGCTTTCGGCAAGGCGGTTACCGGCGCCTGGTACGAAGTGATGGCAATCATGGCCAGCGATACGCCGGAGGGCGCCGAACTGCGTGCCCAATTGGGTGCTGCATCGGGCACCGACCAGGCCGGCTACGAGGCGCAGCTGAAGGGCACGCACATGTTCTTCCAACCAGCCGAAGCGGTCGCCTTTATCTCTGGCGAGCCGGCCCATGAAGCCATGGACAGCGTGCGCAAGTTCTCCTTCGACCATGGTCTGCTGGGCGACGGTGCCGACTCGGCAGACTTCGTCGGCATCGACATGCCGGCCGGCGCGCTCGGTGACCAGGGCAACCTGAAGCTGCGCTTCGACACCCGCTACATGCAGATGGCCGCCGACGGCGCGCTGTAA
- a CDS encoding TetR family transcriptional regulator produces the protein MRRTKEDAEQTRLKVIAAALELFSRNGYSNTTLAMIAEAAGFSRGPIYWHFKSKDELYEAVLGYSQVPLERLIEQSRERAADPRAALEHFISEWFRLLLEDRWYRQSFEILLNKTELTAQMASTLKRERKLTRAMVQLLEELIAKAQADEESARSLAVLLYSSLMGITHTWLLSPKLFSLREQAPLMARSLFALAIPGATTGASAQ, from the coding sequence ATGCGCCGTACCAAAGAAGACGCTGAGCAGACCCGCCTAAAGGTAATCGCCGCGGCACTTGAGCTGTTCAGCCGCAACGGCTATTCCAACACCACCCTGGCGATGATCGCCGAAGCCGCCGGCTTCAGCCGGGGGCCGATCTACTGGCACTTCAAGAGCAAGGACGAACTGTACGAAGCAGTGCTCGGCTATTCCCAGGTGCCCCTAGAGCGGCTGATCGAACAAAGCCGAGAACGTGCCGCCGATCCGCGCGCTGCGCTGGAACACTTCATCAGCGAGTGGTTTCGACTGCTGCTGGAAGATCGCTGGTACCGCCAGTCTTTCGAGATCCTGCTGAACAAGACCGAACTCACCGCGCAGATGGCCAGCACGCTGAAACGCGAACGCAAGCTGACCCGGGCGATGGTGCAATTGCTGGAAGAACTGATCGCGAAGGCGCAAGCGGATGAAGAATCGGCGCGCTCACTCGCTGTTCTGCTCTATTCGAGCCTGATGGGTATCACCCATACCTGGTTGCTGTCACCGAAGCTGTTCTCGCTTAGAGAACAGGCGCCCCTGATGGCGCGCAGCCTGTTTGCGCTGGCAATCCCCGGCGCTACAACGGGCGCATCAGCCCAGTAG
- a CDS encoding DUF1652 domain-containing protein: MKRFRQPEAFAQVQQHFEPLVVSARMDSPSTIRVMLIDEAAGESLLLTGLPCRISLSQADITGLINTIDLDAAALRPALLSKLKRPRLLG, translated from the coding sequence ATGAAGCGTTTCAGGCAACCGGAGGCTTTCGCCCAGGTTCAACAGCATTTCGAGCCGCTGGTGGTCAGCGCACGAATGGACTCGCCATCCACGATACGGGTGATGCTCATCGACGAAGCGGCCGGAGAGTCATTGCTGCTCACCGGGCTGCCGTGTCGCATATCGCTTTCCCAGGCCGACATCACTGGCCTGATCAACACCATCGACCTGGATGCCGCTGCGCTTCGACCGGCGCTGCTGAGCAAGCTCAAGCGCCCACGGCTACTGGGCTGA
- a CDS encoding Bax inhibitor-1/YccA family protein encodes MHEHEYALSHTQVEQREVSKVLRNTYGLLAMTLAFSGLVAYMAMQANAAYPNIFVVLIGFYGLFFLTAKLRNSVWGLVSTFALTGFMGYTLGPILNMYLGLANGGQLISSALSMTALVFFGLSAYVLITRKDMSFLSGFITAGFFVLIGAMLAGFFFQITGLQLAISAGFVLFSSACILFQTSAIIHGGERNYIMATIGLFVSLYNLFISLLQLLGIFGGDD; translated from the coding sequence ATGCACGAACACGAATACGCGCTTAGCCACACGCAGGTCGAACAGCGCGAGGTCAGCAAGGTCCTGCGCAACACCTACGGGCTCTTGGCCATGACGCTCGCGTTCAGCGGCCTGGTTGCCTATATGGCCATGCAGGCCAACGCCGCTTACCCGAACATCTTCGTGGTGCTGATCGGCTTCTATGGCCTGTTCTTCCTCACCGCCAAGCTACGCAATTCGGTATGGGGCCTGGTTTCCACCTTCGCCCTGACCGGCTTCATGGGCTATACCCTCGGCCCGATCCTCAACATGTATCTGGGCCTGGCCAACGGTGGTCAGCTGATCAGCTCGGCGCTGTCGATGACCGCACTGGTGTTCTTCGGACTGTCGGCCTACGTACTGATCACCCGCAAGGACATGAGCTTCCTCAGCGGCTTCATCACCGCGGGCTTCTTCGTGCTGATCGGTGCCATGCTGGCGGGCTTCTTCTTCCAGATCACCGGGCTGCAACTGGCGATCAGCGCTGGCTTCGTGCTGTTCTCCTCGGCCTGCATCCTGTTCCAGACTAGCGCCATCATCCACGGCGGCGAGCGCAACTACATTATGGCCACCATCGGCCTGTTCGTCTCGCTGTACAACCTGTTCATCAGCCTGCTGCAGCTGCTGGGCATCTTCGGCGGCGACGACTGA
- a CDS encoding MFS transporter, with amino-acid sequence MSVSDASTSSTSVYRQPGFLPFLISRVLAMFAVQILAVVVAWQVYDMTRDPLSLAFVGLAQFVPMFLLLMPAGDLIDRYDRKRILSLSWALEAVCAAALLWLSLSDGAVGRYYIVLVFYGCARAFTGPALSSLLPQIVPRERLAAAIAANSMIVRGSTIAGPVFGGGLYALGGGGLTYAACLAFFLAAIALLHSVQVRYAEAMQALESTAWQRFTAGIRFIRSRPIILGTISLDLFAVLLGGVVALLPIYAQEVLEVGPTGLGALRSAMALGEVMVGFYLSTRPFNRHVGMTMFIAVAVFGLANTVFALSSLFWLSFAALFVAGGADMVSMYIRSSLIQFSTPDAMRGRVNAVNMLFIGSSNELGEFRAGFSASWFGAVPAALLGSVSTLLVTGGWMLGFRSLRQVDRFEDAAPQARTERGD; translated from the coding sequence ATGTCTGTTTCCGACGCCTCTACCTCTTCCACCTCCGTCTACCGCCAGCCCGGCTTCCTGCCGTTTCTGATCAGTCGTGTACTGGCTATGTTCGCCGTGCAGATCCTCGCCGTGGTGGTGGCCTGGCAGGTGTACGACATGACTCGCGATCCGCTGTCGCTGGCCTTTGTCGGTCTCGCGCAATTCGTGCCGATGTTCCTGCTGCTGATGCCGGCGGGCGATCTGATCGACCGCTACGACCGCAAGCGCATCCTCTCGCTCAGTTGGGCGCTCGAAGCGGTCTGCGCAGCGGCATTGCTGTGGCTGTCACTGAGTGACGGAGCGGTGGGCCGTTACTACATCGTGCTGGTGTTTTATGGCTGCGCGCGCGCCTTTACCGGGCCGGCGCTCTCCAGCCTGTTGCCGCAGATCGTGCCACGTGAGCGATTGGCCGCAGCGATCGCCGCCAACAGCATGATCGTGCGCGGGTCCACCATTGCCGGGCCGGTATTCGGCGGTGGGCTCTATGCGCTGGGCGGTGGCGGACTGACCTATGCCGCCTGTCTGGCGTTCTTCTTGGCTGCAATTGCGCTGTTGCACAGCGTGCAAGTGCGTTATGCCGAAGCGATGCAGGCGCTTGAATCTACGGCCTGGCAGCGCTTCACGGCAGGCATTCGCTTCATCCGTTCGCGGCCGATCATCCTGGGCACCATCTCGCTGGATCTGTTCGCCGTACTGCTCGGCGGCGTGGTCGCGCTGCTGCCGATCTATGCGCAGGAAGTACTGGAAGTCGGGCCGACCGGCCTCGGCGCGCTGCGCAGCGCCATGGCTCTGGGCGAGGTAATGGTGGGCTTCTACCTGAGTACGCGACCGTTCAATCGCCATGTCGGCATGACGATGTTCATCGCGGTGGCGGTGTTCGGTCTGGCCAATACGGTGTTCGCGTTATCCAGCCTGTTCTGGCTGTCGTTCGCTGCTCTGTTCGTTGCTGGTGGCGCGGATATGGTCAGCATGTACATTCGCTCGTCGTTGATCCAGTTCTCTACGCCCGATGCCATGCGCGGTCGGGTCAATGCCGTGAACATGCTCTTTATCGGCTCGTCCAACGAGCTCGGTGAGTTCCGTGCCGGCTTCAGCGCCTCCTGGTTCGGCGCGGTGCCAGCGGCACTGCTGGGCAGCGTCAGCACGCTGTTGGTGACCGGCGGCTGGATGCTCGGTTTCAGAAGTCTGCGGCAAGTCGATCGGTTCGAGGATGCCGCGCCACAGGCGCGGACGGAGAGGGGCGACTGA
- the tusD gene encoding sulfurtransferase complex subunit TusD produces MKFAIALFAPPHSPAARRALRFAEAALAGGHEIVRLFFYQDGVHSASANIVAAQDELDVAAEWSRFLAANQLDGVVCIAAGLRRGVLDAGEALRYQRPAANLAAGWELSGLGQLHEAAQQADRLVCFGGH; encoded by the coding sequence ATGAAATTCGCAATCGCCCTGTTCGCCCCACCTCATTCGCCCGCTGCTCGCCGTGCGTTGCGCTTTGCCGAAGCCGCGCTTGCCGGCGGACATGAAATCGTCCGCCTGTTTTTCTATCAGGACGGCGTGCATAGCGCCTCGGCAAATATCGTCGCGGCACAGGATGAACTTGACGTGGCCGCCGAATGGAGCCGCTTCCTGGCCGCAAATCAGCTCGACGGCGTGGTTTGCATCGCCGCCGGCCTGCGTCGTGGCGTGCTGGATGCCGGCGAGGCGCTGCGTTACCAGCGCCCGGCGGCGAATCTTGCCGCGGGCTGGGAGCTATCGGGGCTTGGTCAACTGCATGAAGCGGCGCAGCAAGCGGATCGCCTCGTCTGCTTCGGAGGTCACTGA
- the tusC gene encoding sulfurtransferase complex subunit TusC has product MARSMLIISRQSPWAGPSAREALDIVLAGGAFELPLGLLFLDDGVFQLTASQRATSVEQKDLTANLQALPLFGIDALFAARRSLAERNLNESALALPVEVLDDAGLSALFNRYDHVITI; this is encoded by the coding sequence ATGGCACGTTCCATGTTGATCATCAGCCGTCAGTCTCCCTGGGCCGGCCCGTCGGCGCGCGAGGCGCTGGATATCGTACTGGCCGGCGGCGCCTTCGAATTGCCGTTGGGGCTGCTGTTTCTCGATGACGGCGTGTTTCAGCTTACCGCTTCTCAGCGGGCCACTTCGGTCGAGCAGAAAGACCTGACGGCGAATCTGCAGGCACTGCCACTGTTTGGCATCGATGCACTGTTTGCCGCACGCCGCAGCCTGGCCGAGCGCAACCTGAATGAATCAGCTCTGGCATTGCCCGTCGAAGTGCTCGACGACGCCGGCCTGAGTGCCCTGTTCAACCGCTATGACCATGTGATCACGATCTGA
- the tusB gene encoding sulfurtransferase complex subunit TusB, which yields MATLHLLSHTPFADGRFASCLPLLADTDALLLTGDATYALTAGTQPAAELERLPEQVAVFALEEDVQARALSALPARVQLLDYAAFVELTCRYERVNSWL from the coding sequence ATGGCAACCCTGCATCTGCTTTCCCACACACCTTTTGCCGATGGCCGCTTCGCCAGCTGCCTGCCGCTGTTGGCTGATACCGACGCCCTGCTGCTGACTGGCGATGCAACGTACGCCCTGACGGCAGGTACACAGCCTGCGGCCGAGCTGGAGCGGCTGCCGGAACAGGTCGCCGTGTTCGCGCTGGAGGAGGACGTGCAAGCCCGTGCGCTCAGTGCCCTGCCCGCTCGTGTGCAATTGCTGGACTATGCCGCCTTCGTCGAACTGACCTGCCGCTACGAGCGGGTCAACAGCTGGCTATGA
- a CDS encoding TusE/DsrC/DsvC family sulfur relay protein, whose protein sequence is MSLFVSGREIALDKDGFLVDLADWNEAAAQALACREELELKAEHWEILWLLREFYAEFQLSPATRPLIKYTALKLGPEKGNSLHLNRLFKGTPAKLAAKLAGLPKPNNCL, encoded by the coding sequence ATGAGCCTGTTCGTCAGCGGGCGGGAGATCGCCCTGGACAAGGACGGCTTTCTGGTCGATCTCGCTGACTGGAACGAGGCCGCCGCACAAGCGCTGGCCTGCCGAGAAGAGCTCGAGCTGAAAGCCGAGCATTGGGAAATCCTCTGGCTGCTGCGAGAGTTCTACGCCGAATTCCAGCTGTCGCCGGCCACGCGTCCGTTGATCAAGTACACCGCGCTCAAGCTGGGCCCGGAAAAAGGCAACAGCCTGCACCTCAACCGCCTGTTCAAGGGCACTCCTGCGAAACTGGCCGCCAAGCTGGCCGGGCTGCCAAAACCGAACAATTGCCTATGA
- a CDS encoding glycosyl transferase family protein, translated as MSLETPAEHPFAAFVRILGKGKRGARDLTREEAREAMGMLLDGKVEDAQLGAFLMLLRHKEESAEELAGFTEAVRARVQAPAIPVDIDWPSYAGKKRHLPWYLLAAKCLANNGVRILLHGGGAHTAGRIYTEQQLELLGIRRCENWEQVGAALEQSNLAFIPLGAWMPVLQRMIDMRNLLGLRSPVHSLARLLNPLGARCGLQSIFHPGYQDAHRQASTLLGDHAIVIKGEGGEIEMNPDNISHLYGTTGGAPWDEEWPALSERRHVKPAQLDPQQLLAAWTGEQNDAYGELAVVATMALALRGLGIEREAAFEQARAYWQARHSSI; from the coding sequence ATGAGCCTCGAAACGCCTGCAGAACATCCTTTCGCCGCCTTCGTGCGCATTCTCGGCAAGGGCAAGCGCGGCGCCCGCGACCTGACCCGCGAAGAGGCTCGCGAAGCCATGGGCATGCTGCTCGACGGCAAGGTGGAGGACGCTCAGCTCGGTGCCTTCCTCATGCTGCTGCGGCACAAGGAAGAAAGTGCCGAAGAGCTGGCCGGCTTCACCGAGGCGGTGCGCGCGCGCGTGCAGGCACCCGCAATCCCAGTCGATATCGACTGGCCGAGCTATGCCGGCAAGAAGCGTCATCTGCCCTGGTACCTGCTGGCAGCCAAATGCTTGGCGAATAATGGCGTGCGCATCCTCCTGCATGGCGGTGGTGCGCACACCGCCGGCCGCATCTACACCGAACAGCAACTGGAGCTGCTCGGCATTCGTCGCTGCGAGAACTGGGAGCAGGTAGGCGCAGCACTGGAACAGAGCAATCTTGCGTTCATCCCGCTGGGTGCCTGGATGCCGGTGCTGCAACGCATGATCGACATGCGCAACCTGCTCGGCCTGCGCTCGCCGGTGCACTCACTGGCGCGCCTGCTCAACCCGCTCGGCGCCCGCTGTGGCCTGCAGAGCATCTTTCACCCCGGCTATCAGGACGCCCACCGCCAGGCCAGCACCCTGCTCGGCGATCACGCCATCGTGATCAAGGGCGAAGGTGGCGAGATCGAGATGAACCCGGACAACATCTCCCACCTCTACGGCACCACCGGCGGTGCGCCGTGGGACGAGGAATGGCCCGCACTGTCCGAGCGGCGCCACGTGAAGCCCGCGCAACTCGATCCGCAGCAGCTACTCGCCGCCTGGACTGGCGAGCAGAACGATGCGTATGGCGAGCTGGCGGTAGTTGCCACCATGGCGCTCGCCTTGCGCGGGTTGGGGATAGAGCGCGAGGCTGCATTCGAGCAGGCTCGAGCCTACTGGCAGGCACGCCATTCATCGATTTAA
- a CDS encoding glutathione S-transferase family protein yields the protein MGLLIDGQWHDRWYANRDGRFEREHSKRHNWITRDGSPGPGGKTAFPAEAGRYHLYVSLACPWAHRTLIYRKLKGLDSLIDVSVVSWLMAENGWTFDKATGSSGDALDDLDYLHQRYTRDDADYSGRVTVPVLWDRERQCIVNNESAEIIRIFNNAFDDLTGSRLDFYPEPLRGEIDALNARIYPAINNGVYRAGFASTQEAYEEPFDELFRELEWVERRLGKQRYLTGEYVTEADWRLFTTAVRFDAVYYGHFKCNLRRIEDYPNLSNWLRELYQWPGIAETVDFNHIKSHYYASHRQINGNGIVPKGPALGLHRPHDRERLAGRGIWTRQS from the coding sequence ATGGGATTACTGATAGATGGCCAGTGGCATGACCGCTGGTACGCAAACCGCGACGGCAGGTTCGAGCGAGAACACTCCAAGCGCCACAACTGGATCACCCGGGACGGTTCGCCGGGCCCGGGCGGCAAGACGGCCTTTCCGGCCGAGGCCGGCCGTTACCACCTGTACGTTTCTCTAGCCTGCCCCTGGGCTCACCGCACGCTGATCTACCGCAAACTCAAAGGCCTCGATTCTTTGATCGACGTGTCCGTGGTCAGCTGGCTGATGGCGGAGAACGGCTGGACGTTCGACAAGGCCACCGGCTCCAGCGGCGATGCACTGGACGATCTCGACTACCTGCACCAACGTTACACCCGCGACGACGCGGACTATTCCGGACGGGTCACCGTTCCCGTGCTGTGGGATCGCGAACGCCAGTGCATCGTCAACAACGAGTCCGCCGAGATCATCCGCATCTTCAACAACGCATTCGACGATCTCACTGGCTCGCGCCTGGATTTTTACCCCGAGCCGCTACGCGGTGAGATCGATGCGCTCAATGCGCGGATCTATCCGGCGATCAACAATGGCGTGTATCGCGCCGGCTTCGCGAGCACCCAAGAAGCGTACGAAGAACCCTTCGACGAGCTATTCCGCGAGCTCGAGTGGGTGGAACGGCGCCTTGGCAAACAGCGCTATCTGACCGGGGAATACGTGACTGAAGCCGACTGGCGGTTGTTCACCACAGCCGTGCGCTTCGACGCGGTGTACTACGGGCACTTCAAGTGCAACCTGCGCCGAATCGAGGATTATCCGAACCTGTCGAACTGGCTGCGCGAGCTGTATCAATGGCCGGGCATAGCCGAAACAGTGGACTTCAACCATATCAAGAGCCACTACTACGCCAGCCACCGGCAGATCAACGGCAACGGCATCGTTCCCAAAGGCCCGGCTCTCGGCCTCCATCGCCCGCATGACCGCGAGCGGCTTGCGGGACGCGGAATATGGACGCGCCAGAGCTGA